A genomic window from Ciona intestinalis chromosome 8, KH, whole genome shotgun sequence includes:
- the LOC113474474 gene encoding hemocyanin, beta-C chain unit D-like isoform X1, producing MTYYYFYFIAALMMSSFAVSSQKAQSFSTAGTFTIAKKHKQSDVINFELVPFKTALQSFFVNHCIDGGSCLTTKCAHGKIYNVSSGCCACTCRRGYIVALNRRSCVRVRFGEWSSWSSCIVSEWGGVQHRERICKTKLGRYANNRCVGAGSQSRSCSKVTKDFRIRKNLLDLTDEELHDFIQGFTKFKQDHSLFGYLNTAKWHGWPHRCPWYKHGIEGHKNGHCSWHDHPMFLPWHRLYVVQFEIGLSRHMKNKTLGIPYWDWTDPTYKGIPDLVKNPTIYDPILKEYVPNPFYRTYIPSHAKVNNQTLYNFRLLDKEGFTKKHLMLRNVIQALNMPYYKKFDDTSVFSHDQIHNCVCTSPNEVGVDCTYSMDTTDYSAFDAMFFLHHSQMDRLYALFGHLRELMGQQDWTKNSFLQPYKNSYDYDFDKQPDVSGSWDWPMSPFCNASMNPSYVTLNKNSWTVGNSYYYQELFGYKYDTFDLARRDWKLLLKDLERTFNSNNFGHSTPFISELGADLGVISKTTRKFKEGCTT from the exons atgacgtattattacttttatttcatcGCTgcattgatgatgtcatcatttgCTGTATCTTCTCAAAAAG CTCAGTCCTTCTCAACAGCTGGGACCTTCACAATCGCAAAGAAACATAAgcaaagtgacgtcatcaactttGAACTGGTGCCGTTCAAGACTGCGTTACAGTCGTTCTTTGTTAACCATTGCATAG ACGGTGGATCTTGCCTCACAACGAAATGTGCCCATGGTAAAATATACAACGTATCCAGTGGTTGTTGTGCATGTACGTGTAGAAGAGGTTACATAGTTGCGCTCAACCGACGTTCGTGTGTTAGAG TAAGGTTTGGCGAATGGTCCAGTTGGAGTTCATGCATTGTATCTGAGTGGGGTGGGGTGCAACACAGAGAACGaatctgtaaaacaaagttagGAAGATATGCGAATAATAGATGTGTGGGAGCTGGTAGCCAATCAAGATCATGTTCTAAAGTTACCAAAG ATTTTCGGATTCGTAAAAACCTGTTGGATTTGACCGATGAGGAACTTCATGATTTCATTCAAGGATtcactaaatttaaacaagatcATTCGCTCTTTGGGTATCTT AACACAGCCAAGTGGCACGGATGGCCCCATAGATGCCCATGGTACAAGCATGGTATTGAAGGGCATAAGAATGGGCATTGTAGTTGGCATGATCATCCCATGTTTTTACCATGGCACAGATTATACGTTGTTCAGTTCGAAATCG GTTTATCTCGTcatatgaaaaacaaaacgcTTGGAATTCCTTACTGGGATTGGACGGATCCTACTTACAAAGGAATTCCAGATTTAGTGAAGAACCCGACCATTTATGATCCCATATTGAAGGAATATGTTCCCAATCCATTCTATAGAACTTATATACCAAGTCACGCCAAAGTAAATAACCAAACATT ATATAATTTTCGTCTGCTTGATAAAGAGGGGTTTACGAAGAAACATTTGATGCTTAGAAATGTCATACAAGCACTAAATATGCCGTACTATAAAAAGTTTGACGATACTTCTGTTTTTTCACACGACCAG ATCCACAATTGTGTTTGTACTTCACCTAACGAAGTTGGAGTAGATTGCACGTACAGTATGGACACCACTGACTATTCTGCATTCGACGCCATGTTTTTCCTGCACCACAGTCAAATGGATCGACTGTACGCACTTTTTGGTCACTTGAGGGAGCTAATGGGTCAACAGGATtggacaaaaaatagtttccttCAACCTTATAAA aATTCGTATGATTATGATTTCGACAAACAACCTGATGTTTCTGGGTCATGGGATTGGCCAATGTCCCCGTTTTGTAACGCTTCAATGAACCCGAGTTATGTCACGTTAAATAAAAACTCGTGGACTGTCGGCAATTCTTATTATTACCAAGAATTGTTTGGGTATAAGTACGACACCTTTGATCTTGCTAGAAGAGATTGGAAACTTCTTCTTAAAGATTTGGAACGTACGTTTAATAGCAACAACTTTGGCCATTCGACTCCTTTTATATCAGAGTTAGGGGCAGATCTTGGTGTTATTtctaaaacaacaag
- the LOC100184713 gene encoding serine/arginine-rich splicing factor 10 isoform X2, with amino-acid sequence MDRKWICGRYIEVQFAAGDRKTPNQMRTKEDSPPRSRRRSYSRSPRRRYSRSRSRSYERRRSPPRRYSRSRSREYAREDNRRRSPENGYGHQSRRSYSGERSRVYREKSYTPDRRSGSGRRGSPTPERPPVERRHECSATPPSKPAQRSGHSSPSGSSD; translated from the exons ATGGATCGAAAGTGGATTTGTGGCAGATATATTGAAGTCCAATTTGCTGCTGGTGATAGAAAAA CTCCAAATCAAATGAGAACTAAGGAAGACTCCCCACCAAG ATCCAGACGCCGGTCATACAGCAGAAGTCCAAGGAGACGTTATTCGAGATCAAGGAGTCGATCTTATGAGAGAAGAAGGTCTCCTCCACGAAGATACAGCAGGAGCAGATCCAGGGAATATGCCCGAGAAGATAATAGACGTAGATCACCGGAAAATGGTTATGGACACCAGTCAAG ACGCTCATACTCTGGGGAAAGATCACGTGTGTACAGAGAGAAGAGTTACACCCCTGATCGAAGATCTGGTTCTGGAAGACGAGGAAGTCCTACTCCAGAGCGACCACCTGTTGAAAGAAGACATGAATGTTCCGCTACCCCACCAAGCAAACCAGCTCAAAG GTCAGGTCATTCCTCTCCCTCTGGCAGCAGTgactga
- the LOC100184713 gene encoding serine/arginine-rich splicing factor 12 isoform X1: MSRARPNASLFVRNIADNIRPDDLRREFVRFGPVSDVYIPLDYYNRRPRGFAYIQFEDTRDAEDALYAMDRKWICGRYIEVQFAAGDRKTPNQMRTKEDSPPRSRRRSYSRSPRRRYSRSRSRSYERRRSPPRRYSRSRSREYAREDNRRRSPENGYGHQSRRSYSGERSRVYREKSYTPDRRSGSGRRGSPTPERPPVERRHECSATPPSKPAQRSGHSSPSGSSD; the protein is encoded by the exons ATGTCACGCGCGAGGCCAAATGCATCTTTGTTCGTTAGAAACATCGCCGATAACATAAG ACCGGATGATCTTCGACGTGAATTTGTCCGTTTCGGACCTGTGTCTGATGTGTACATACCCCTTGATTATTACAATCGCCGCCCACGTGGCTTTGCTTATATACA ATTCGAGGATACTCGAGATGCAGAAGATGCTTTATACGCCATGGATCGAAAGTGGATTTGTGGCAGATATATTGAAGTCCAATTTGCTGCTGGTGATAGAAAAA CTCCAAATCAAATGAGAACTAAGGAAGACTCCCCACCAAG ATCCAGACGCCGGTCATACAGCAGAAGTCCAAGGAGACGTTATTCGAGATCAAGGAGTCGATCTTATGAGAGAAGAAGGTCTCCTCCACGAAGATACAGCAGGAGCAGATCCAGGGAATATGCCCGAGAAGATAATAGACGTAGATCACCGGAAAATGGTTATGGACACCAGTCAAG ACGCTCATACTCTGGGGAAAGATCACGTGTGTACAGAGAGAAGAGTTACACCCCTGATCGAAGATCTGGTTCTGGAAGACGAGGAAGTCCTACTCCAGAGCGACCACCTGTTGAAAGAAGACATGAATGTTCCGCTACCCCACCAAGCAAACCAGCTCAAAG GTCAGGTCATTCCTCTCCCTCTGGCAGCAGTgactga
- the LOC100182349 gene encoding uncharacterized protein LOC100182349 produces the protein MNACKILARCRGLTRNSTLVTRNLVSRSNTNQIVQRRLLMTSLETGGVVPAKPLKRIGLNMKVPAFGMFCLTMFGTAAVFKYDEKIANTLGVDWNMSLVACTLQTIVGYLLLTVTFSATLPI, from the exons atgaatgcTTGCAAAATTTTAGCACGATGCCGAGGACTGACAAGAAACTCAACTTTG GTAACTCGGAATCTTGTATCTCGATCAAATACGAACCAAATTGTACAACGTAGACTTCTTATGACCAGTTTAGAAACTGGAGGAGTTGTTCCAGCAAAgccattaaaaa GGATTGGGCTTAACATGAAGGTGCCAGCTTTTGGTATGTTCTGTTTAACAATGTTTGGGACTGCTGCAGTGTTCAAGTATGATGAAAAGATTGCAAACACTTTGG GTGTTGATTGGAATATGAGCTTGGTTGCATGCACTCTACAAACTATTGTGGGCTACCTCTTGTTAACAGTTACTTTCAGTGCAACATtgccaatttaa
- the LOC113474474 gene encoding hemocyanin, beta-C chain unit D-like isoform X2, with the protein MTYYYFYFIAALMMSSFAVSSQKAGTFTIAKKHKQSDVINFELVPFKTALQSFFVNHCIDGGSCLTTKCAHGKIYNVSSGCCACTCRRGYIVALNRRSCVRVRFGEWSSWSSCIVSEWGGVQHRERICKTKLGRYANNRCVGAGSQSRSCSKVTKDFRIRKNLLDLTDEELHDFIQGFTKFKQDHSLFGYLNTAKWHGWPHRCPWYKHGIEGHKNGHCSWHDHPMFLPWHRLYVVQFEIGLSRHMKNKTLGIPYWDWTDPTYKGIPDLVKNPTIYDPILKEYVPNPFYRTYIPSHAKVNNQTLYNFRLLDKEGFTKKHLMLRNVIQALNMPYYKKFDDTSVFSHDQIHNCVCTSPNEVGVDCTYSMDTTDYSAFDAMFFLHHSQMDRLYALFGHLRELMGQQDWTKNSFLQPYKNSYDYDFDKQPDVSGSWDWPMSPFCNASMNPSYVTLNKNSWTVGNSYYYQELFGYKYDTFDLARRDWKLLLKDLERTFNSNNFGHSTPFISELGADLGVISKTTRKFKEGCTT; encoded by the exons atgacgtattattacttttatttcatcGCTgcattgatgatgtcatcatttgCTGTATCTTCTCAAAAAG CTGGGACCTTCACAATCGCAAAGAAACATAAgcaaagtgacgtcatcaactttGAACTGGTGCCGTTCAAGACTGCGTTACAGTCGTTCTTTGTTAACCATTGCATAG ACGGTGGATCTTGCCTCACAACGAAATGTGCCCATGGTAAAATATACAACGTATCCAGTGGTTGTTGTGCATGTACGTGTAGAAGAGGTTACATAGTTGCGCTCAACCGACGTTCGTGTGTTAGAG TAAGGTTTGGCGAATGGTCCAGTTGGAGTTCATGCATTGTATCTGAGTGGGGTGGGGTGCAACACAGAGAACGaatctgtaaaacaaagttagGAAGATATGCGAATAATAGATGTGTGGGAGCTGGTAGCCAATCAAGATCATGTTCTAAAGTTACCAAAG ATTTTCGGATTCGTAAAAACCTGTTGGATTTGACCGATGAGGAACTTCATGATTTCATTCAAGGATtcactaaatttaaacaagatcATTCGCTCTTTGGGTATCTT AACACAGCCAAGTGGCACGGATGGCCCCATAGATGCCCATGGTACAAGCATGGTATTGAAGGGCATAAGAATGGGCATTGTAGTTGGCATGATCATCCCATGTTTTTACCATGGCACAGATTATACGTTGTTCAGTTCGAAATCG GTTTATCTCGTcatatgaaaaacaaaacgcTTGGAATTCCTTACTGGGATTGGACGGATCCTACTTACAAAGGAATTCCAGATTTAGTGAAGAACCCGACCATTTATGATCCCATATTGAAGGAATATGTTCCCAATCCATTCTATAGAACTTATATACCAAGTCACGCCAAAGTAAATAACCAAACATT ATATAATTTTCGTCTGCTTGATAAAGAGGGGTTTACGAAGAAACATTTGATGCTTAGAAATGTCATACAAGCACTAAATATGCCGTACTATAAAAAGTTTGACGATACTTCTGTTTTTTCACACGACCAG ATCCACAATTGTGTTTGTACTTCACCTAACGAAGTTGGAGTAGATTGCACGTACAGTATGGACACCACTGACTATTCTGCATTCGACGCCATGTTTTTCCTGCACCACAGTCAAATGGATCGACTGTACGCACTTTTTGGTCACTTGAGGGAGCTAATGGGTCAACAGGATtggacaaaaaatagtttccttCAACCTTATAAA aATTCGTATGATTATGATTTCGACAAACAACCTGATGTTTCTGGGTCATGGGATTGGCCAATGTCCCCGTTTTGTAACGCTTCAATGAACCCGAGTTATGTCACGTTAAATAAAAACTCGTGGACTGTCGGCAATTCTTATTATTACCAAGAATTGTTTGGGTATAAGTACGACACCTTTGATCTTGCTAGAAGAGATTGGAAACTTCTTCTTAAAGATTTGGAACGTACGTTTAATAGCAACAACTTTGGCCATTCGACTCCTTTTATATCAGAGTTAGGGGCAGATCTTGGTGTTATTtctaaaacaacaag